One window of the Alligator mississippiensis isolate rAllMis1 chromosome 5, rAllMis1, whole genome shotgun sequence genome contains the following:
- the LOC102568391 gene encoding cytochrome b-c1 complex subunit 6, mitochondrial produces MGLRDEEELEGRRGDPQEEEEEEEEEEEELEDPLTKVREQCEKLEKCMKTKEILDQCNSRVSSRTRTLEECSEELFDFLHARDHCVAHKLFTSLK; encoded by the exons ATGGGGCTGCGCGACGAGGAGGAGCTCGAGGGGCGCCGCGGGGACCCACAG gaggaggaagaggaggaggaggaggaggaggaagagctagAG GACCCCTTGACTAAGGTACGGGAGCAGTGCGAGAAGCTGGAGAAATGCATGAAGACCAAGGAGATCCTGGATCAGTGCAACTCTCGGGTATCCTCAAGGACTCGCACGCTAGAGGAGTGCTCGGAGGAGCTCTTCGACTTCCTGCATGCTAGGGACCACTGC GTGGCTCACAAACTCTTCACCAGTCTGAAGTAA